Proteins found in one Penaeus vannamei isolate JL-2024 chromosome 29, ASM4276789v1, whole genome shotgun sequence genomic segment:
- the LOC113806306 gene encoding keratin-associated protein 19-2, protein MNPTRCLGLSICVLLLANGALSQQGSTGGGRGGRQNRFFGGLGSSTGALVSGLASTGANLLNQLAFQGSGGRPGFGGSNFINRPGGFGTNFGGNSFGNRPFGGNSFGTGFGGNNFGNRPGFGGNNFGSGFGNNFGNRPGGFGGNNFGNRPGFGGNNFGSGFGGNNFGSGFGGNRPGGFGGNQFFTGK, encoded by the exons ATGAATCCAACACGTTGTCTTGGGTTGTCTATCTGCGTCCTTTTGCTCGCTAACGGAGCCCTCTCGCAGCAAGGAAgcacaggaggaggacgaggtggaaggcAAAACCGCTTCTTCGGCGGCTTAGGGTCCAGCACCGGGGCTCTGGTGTCGGGCCTCGCCAG CACTGGAGCGAATTTGCTGAACCAGCTGGCTTTCCAAGGATCTGGAGGTCGACCAGGATTTGGCGGGAGTAACTTCATCAATCGACCCGGAGGTTTCGGAACGAATTTCGGTGGCAACAGCTTCGGCAATCGACCTTTTGGCGGGAATAGCTTCGGAACGGGTTTCGGAGGGAATAACTTCGGCAACCGACCAGGTTTTGGCGGGAACAACTTCGGATCAGGTTTTGGGAACAACTTTGGCAACCGACCCGGAGGTTTTGGCGGGAACAACTTTGGCAACCGACCAGGTTTTGGCGGGAACAACTTCGGATCAGGTTTTGGCGGGAACAACTTCGGATCAGGTTTTGGCGGCAACCGACCTGGAGGTTTTGGCGGAAACCAGTTCTTCACAGGTAAATAA